aatgttagtaagaataacattttttgcataaaatgcatcatatttatatttaaccaAAACTGTATTAATCGatcctctatttaaggtaatttagctaattgtcataaaataagtataatatgattttagtaatactactattttattatcctatattaatttaattattgaaaaacttataatatatttaactacagacagttgTTATTTATAGGGTTATAGTATTAGCATCACATATTTggtatagtatatataaaaacagcatgattttattcaatttacaaatcaaaaataatatcccattataatggatgccaaagtggtatatgcaatttttaataataataataatttcctttacatttttttatattgtattacatataaatatcattaaattttattttaatcaaatgttcaataatatacatttctaatatttgtttttaaatgttttcctAGTGTGAAAAGTTCGATAATGTATGGGAGTTTTTTCCCGATGAATTGGGCACCAACGGAGAATATgaatttaaagaaaaaaatttctTAGATAGTTATTGTTATAATGGCGAATGTAGTAGTGATTTCGGAAAAATTAATGCcggatttttttatttgcttaATCAATTCTTTGAGAGTTCTGGGTTATCGTATAATGTGCAAAATAATACGAATGTTGttgaatatattattctatggttaagttatatgttaaacctaaagAGTACTCAAGATGATAGCATTACCAatctaaataatttttataaagtaAATGTAGATAAACacaaaaagtataatagttTCATTGAtcctataaataaaaaaaaagaattgaTGAATATTTCTAAAGATAAAGTGTCTAAACTTTATaagttatttaaaattttatgtgAAATGTATACTAAAATTGATGAAGACAATAAAAATTGCAATAAATATTTGAACGATGATAATcaatttgataaaatatataaagaactTAATAATGATAGTTCCTATAGTCAACTATTGACTACtttatcaactgattataataaattaaaagagaaatgtaaaaatatttcgTCCTCTCAACCGAAAGGAACAGAACACATTCTTGTACAAAGTTCTGTAGATatatcatcaagttcgtcgataggaaacaaattaatttcagttttatcgatatttggtgcaataggaTTTCTTttgggaatttcttataaggtatataataaagaatttaaaaattattttcattaaatatatgcaaacgtta
Above is a window of Plasmodium yoelii strain 17X genome assembly, chromosome: 9 DNA encoding:
- a CDS encoding PIR protein, producing MDAKVCEKFDNVWEFFPDELGTNGEYEFKEKNFLDSYCYNGECSSDFGKINAGFFYLLNQFFESSGLSYNVQNNTNVVEYIILWLSYMLNLKSTQDDSITNLNNFYKVNVDKHKKYNSFIDPINKKKELMNISKDKVSKLYKLFKILCEMYTKIDEDNKNCNKYLNDDNQFDKIYKELNNDSSYSQLLTTLSTDYNKLKEKCKNISSSQPKGTEHILVQSSVDISSSSSIGNKLISVLSIFGAIGFLLGISYKYSLFGFRKRFQKQKLREKIKNIKKKMNQ